A genomic segment from Tessaracoccus defluvii encodes:
- a CDS encoding IS630 family transposase, whose protein sequence is MLWKSGPGRPRRVDRVAILAATLDPPPASLGVTHWSSRLLAPRVGVDHATVAAVWKEYGVRPWKAESFRFSTDPELVAKVTDVVGLYLAPPDNAIVLCVDEKSQIQALNRTQKTLPMAPGHAEQRTHDYVRHGTTTLFAALEVATGKVTGLCKDRHRHQEFLGFLKHVARAYPTQELHLVMDNYATHKKAEVRDWLAANPRITVHFTPTSGSWLNLIEVWFGIIERQAIRRGTFTSVRDLTGKIRAFINGWNRRKHPFMWTKTPDQILDRIDRKRKHVSTTSH, encoded by the coding sequence GTGTTGTGGAAGTCAGGCCCGGGGCGACCCCGCCGGGTCGACCGGGTTGCGATCCTCGCCGCGACTCTGGACCCGCCTCCGGCCAGCCTGGGGGTGACGCACTGGTCGTCTCGGCTGCTGGCGCCGCGTGTGGGGGTCGACCATGCCACCGTCGCGGCGGTGTGGAAGGAGTACGGCGTCCGCCCGTGGAAGGCGGAGTCCTTCAGGTTCTCCACCGATCCGGAACTGGTGGCCAAGGTCACCGACGTGGTGGGCCTGTATCTCGCACCCCCGGACAACGCGATCGTGTTGTGCGTGGATGAGAAGTCGCAGATCCAGGCGTTGAACCGGACTCAGAAGACACTGCCGATGGCGCCGGGCCATGCGGAGCAGCGCACCCATGACTACGTGCGGCACGGCACCACCACCCTGTTCGCGGCGTTGGAGGTCGCCACCGGGAAGGTTACCGGCCTGTGTAAGGACCGGCACCGACATCAGGAGTTCCTTGGGTTCCTCAAGCATGTGGCGCGTGCCTACCCGACCCAGGAGCTGCATTTGGTGATGGACAACTACGCCACTCACAAGAAGGCCGAGGTCCGCGACTGGCTCGCCGCGAACCCACGGATCACGGTGCACTTCACCCCGACCTCCGGATCCTGGCTGAACCTGATCGAGGTCTGGTTCGGGATCATCGAACGCCAAGCCATCCGGCGCGGGACCTTCACCTCGGTCCGCGACCTCACGGGCAAGATCCGCGCCTTCATCAACGGATGGAACCGACGCAAACACCCATTCATGTGGACCAAAACCCCCGACCAGATTCTTGACCGAATCGACCGGAAACGTAAACATGTCTCAACGACAAGCCACTAG
- a CDS encoding helicase-related protein, with the protein MTEATTDATLTLATLRAGQRLRGLVPGQTVTLIAIDPIDAELFEVFYRDDSGRSGARAITDADAARFEVAGDFDSAPAYDADPDEFRLAAEALRIKYAALYDPMVAVNSSDVDPLPHQIRAVYEELLPRIPLRFLLADDPGAGKTIMAGLYLKELILRSDCERAIVVAPGGLVEQWREELGQKFDLRFEVFSRQMVDDAQGHNVLAEHPFLIARMDQLSRSEDLIEQLGEVTWDVVVVDEAHRMSAHYSSWAGEVDETKRFKLGRLLAETAHNFLLMTATPHAGKEEDFQLFMSLLDRDRFEGQYRQGVHRTDTHGLMRRMVKEDLLTFEGKPLFPERKAYTVEYELSPAERDLYELVTDYVRTEMGRAERIAQAGDKKRGNNVGFALTVLQRRLASSPEAILRSLERRQQRLDSRLRDMQRATETARLTGASIAVPVDDAELPAFSIEDFEDFEDFDEETTDDERAQFEAQADQVVDLATAAQTIPELRAEIAILEDLIKAARRVRLTDDDKKWVQLRTILDEQLLTHDGSGEARKIIIFTEHRDTLDYLQAKITAQFGRADSVITIHGGTRREDRKTARERFTHNPDTVVLLATDAAGEGLNLQRAHLMVNYDLPWNPNRIEQRFGRIHRIGQREVCHLWNMVARDTREGDVFTRLLAKIDQMSIAYNGNLFNVLGDADAFQERSLRDLLIEAIRYGDQPQVKAKLDRIIDAGVSHGLDEMLAERALHPEMFSALNLDEVRARMEKARERRLQPGYIAAFFLPALTRLGGRIRKREKGRYEITRVPARVIDAARRLNRWAPVAEQYERITFELSRMHPDGLADASLIAPGHPLLHVVIEATIDDLGPTLKQGTVLVDRRTKQTDAPMLMFSVEQRIENTAADADTVSHHFDYPLLEQDGTVTVSAAPPYLDYDRPDSTETEAIADITGSDWARQNHEKLVRAWAYREGLQPRMDEIKTRLDIETARTRTQVKDRLLAEINHWDREHNRLEALERAGTVGRLRAETALVRARQLDERLSHRLEQLDEATNLVAVPAVIRGAALILPSALLVTDAEPEAQTFARQTEEVERRAVESVLAAERALGREPVEMPRNNPGYDIQSTDQSGFVHYIEVKGRIEGSDTFTITTNEITFAQTQGDRHRLALVEVSTSGAANDQLRYVSDAFTHLEPSATTRSYNEVWRDYWERGGPPR; encoded by the coding sequence GTGACAGAAGCTACGACAGACGCAACGTTGACGCTTGCGACGCTGCGTGCGGGCCAGCGCCTCCGTGGCTTGGTGCCGGGGCAGACGGTCACCCTGATTGCCATCGATCCCATCGACGCCGAGCTGTTCGAGGTCTTCTACCGTGACGACTCCGGTCGCAGCGGCGCTCGTGCGATCACCGACGCCGACGCGGCACGGTTCGAAGTCGCGGGCGACTTCGACTCTGCTCCCGCCTACGATGCCGACCCTGACGAGTTCCGACTCGCAGCCGAGGCGCTGCGGATCAAGTACGCGGCGCTGTATGACCCGATGGTCGCGGTCAACAGCTCGGACGTTGACCCGCTACCGCACCAGATTCGCGCCGTCTACGAGGAACTGCTGCCGCGTATCCCGCTGCGCTTCCTGCTGGCCGATGATCCCGGCGCAGGCAAGACGATCATGGCCGGCCTGTACCTGAAGGAACTGATCCTGCGTTCGGACTGCGAGCGGGCAATCGTCGTCGCTCCCGGCGGTCTGGTTGAGCAGTGGCGCGAGGAACTCGGCCAGAAGTTCGACCTGCGCTTTGAGGTCTTCAGTCGCCAGATGGTCGACGACGCTCAGGGCCACAATGTCCTCGCGGAGCATCCGTTCCTGATCGCGCGTATGGACCAGCTCTCCCGCAGCGAAGACCTGATCGAGCAACTCGGTGAGGTCACCTGGGATGTCGTGGTCGTTGACGAAGCGCATCGCATGTCCGCCCACTACTCGTCCTGGGCTGGTGAGGTCGATGAGACGAAGCGCTTCAAGCTCGGACGCCTGCTGGCTGAGACCGCGCACAACTTCCTGCTGATGACCGCGACCCCGCACGCTGGCAAGGAAGAGGACTTCCAGCTGTTCATGTCACTGCTGGATCGCGACCGCTTCGAGGGACAGTACCGCCAAGGCGTGCACCGCACCGACACCCACGGCCTGATGCGCCGCATGGTCAAGGAAGACCTGCTCACCTTCGAGGGCAAGCCACTGTTCCCCGAGCGCAAGGCGTACACCGTCGAGTACGAGCTGAGCCCGGCCGAGCGCGACCTCTACGAACTGGTCACCGACTACGTCCGCACCGAGATGGGCAGGGCCGAGCGGATCGCCCAGGCCGGCGACAAGAAGCGTGGCAACAACGTCGGCTTCGCGCTCACCGTGCTGCAACGCCGCCTGGCCTCCAGCCCCGAAGCGATCCTACGGTCCCTGGAACGACGCCAACAGCGCCTCGACTCGCGGCTGCGTGACATGCAACGCGCCACCGAAACCGCACGCCTCACCGGCGCAAGCATCGCCGTGCCGGTGGACGACGCCGAGCTCCCAGCGTTCTCGATCGAGGACTTCGAGGACTTCGAGGACTTCGACGAAGAGACCACCGACGACGAGCGCGCCCAGTTCGAGGCGCAGGCCGACCAGGTCGTCGATCTCGCCACCGCGGCGCAGACCATCCCTGAGCTGCGGGCTGAGATCGCGATCCTTGAAGACCTCATCAAGGCAGCCCGCCGGGTCCGGCTCACCGATGACGACAAGAAGTGGGTGCAGCTGCGCACCATCCTCGACGAGCAACTCCTCACTCACGACGGCTCGGGCGAGGCCCGCAAGATCATCATCTTCACCGAGCACCGCGACACCCTCGACTACCTGCAAGCCAAGATCACGGCGCAGTTCGGCCGCGCGGACTCGGTCATCACGATCCACGGCGGCACCCGCCGCGAGGACCGGAAGACCGCCCGCGAGCGCTTCACCCACAACCCCGACACCGTGGTTCTCCTGGCCACGGACGCGGCCGGTGAAGGCCTGAACCTTCAACGTGCGCACCTGATGGTGAACTACGACCTGCCCTGGAACCCGAACCGCATCGAGCAGCGCTTCGGCCGCATCCACCGCATCGGCCAGCGCGAGGTCTGCCACCTGTGGAACATGGTCGCCAGAGACACCCGCGAGGGCGACGTGTTCACCCGGCTGCTGGCGAAGATCGACCAGATGTCGATCGCCTACAACGGCAACCTCTTCAACGTACTCGGCGACGCCGACGCCTTCCAAGAGCGCTCGCTGCGTGACCTGCTGATCGAGGCGATCCGCTACGGCGACCAGCCCCAGGTCAAGGCCAAGCTCGACCGCATCATCGACGCCGGTGTCTCTCACGGCCTCGACGAGATGCTCGCGGAACGCGCCCTCCACCCCGAGATGTTCTCCGCACTCAACCTCGACGAAGTTCGGGCACGTATGGAGAAGGCCCGTGAACGCCGACTCCAGCCCGGTTACATCGCCGCCTTCTTCCTCCCCGCGCTCACACGGCTCGGCGGGCGTATCCGTAAGCGGGAGAAGGGGCGCTACGAGATCACCCGCGTTCCGGCCCGCGTGATCGACGCTGCGCGTCGCCTCAACCGATGGGCGCCCGTCGCCGAGCAGTACGAGCGCATCACCTTCGAACTCTCACGGATGCACCCCGACGGTCTCGCCGATGCCTCCCTGATTGCACCAGGCCATCCGTTGCTGCATGTCGTGATCGAGGCGACCATTGACGACCTCGGCCCCACTCTCAAGCAAGGCACGGTGCTGGTCGATCGGCGCACCAAGCAGACCGATGCGCCGATGCTGATGTTCAGCGTCGAGCAGCGCATCGAGAATACAGCTGCCGATGCCGACACGGTCTCTCATCACTTCGACTACCCGCTCCTCGAACAAGACGGCACCGTCACCGTGTCCGCAGCACCCCCGTACCTCGACTACGACCGCCCCGACTCGACCGAGACCGAAGCCATCGCTGACATCACGGGCAGCGACTGGGCGCGACAGAACCACGAGAAGCTCGTGCGCGCCTGGGCCTACCGTGAAGGGCTCCAGCCCCGCATGGACGAGATCAAGACCCGACTCGACATCGAGACCGCGCGCACCCGAACGCAGGTGAAGGATCGCCTGCTGGCCGAGATCAACCACTGGGATCGCGAACACAACCGCCTCGAAGCCCTCGAACGAGCAGGCACCGTCGGTCGGCTCCGCGCCGAGACCGCACTCGTTCGCGCTCGGCAGCTCGATGAGCGCCTGAGCCACCGCCTCGAACAGCTCGACGAGGCCACCAACCTTGTCGCCGTGCCCGCCGTCATCCGCGGCGCTGCGCTGATCCTCCCCAGTGCGCTTCTTGTGACCGATGCTGAGCCTGAAGCGCAGACCTTTGCCCGCCAGACCGAGGAAGTCGAGCGGCGAGCGGTCGAATCCGTGCTCGCCGCCGAGCGAGCACTCGGACGCGAACCCGTCGAGATGCCGCGCAACAACCCCGGCTACGACATCCAGTCCACCGACCAAAGCGGCTTCGTCCACTACATCGAGGTCAAGGGCCGCATCGAAGGCTCCGACACCTTCACCATCACCACCAACGAGATCACCTTCGCCCAGACCCAAGGCGACCGGCACCGGCTCGCCCTGGTCGAGGTCTCGACCAGTGGTGCCGCCAACGACCAGTTGCGCTACGTGAGCGACGCCTTCACCCACCTGGAGCCATCCGCGACCACCCGCTCCTACAACGAGGTCTGGCGCGACTACTGGGAACGCGGTGGGCCACCGCGATGA
- a CDS encoding dihydrofolate reductase family protein: MTTHFYTASSLDGFIATPEHSLEWLFKQDFDFEGPMAYPEFVKGIGALFMGASTYEWLLSNQDEWGYEQPVWVFTHRDLPVPEGADIRFVQGSVTQAHAEAVLLVACR, translated from the coding sequence ATGACCACCCACTTCTATACTGCTTCAAGCCTCGACGGGTTCATCGCCACCCCCGAGCATTCCCTTGAGTGGCTGTTCAAGCAGGACTTCGATTTCGAAGGCCCCATGGCATACCCAGAGTTCGTGAAAGGAATTGGCGCTCTCTTCATGGGTGCTTCCACGTATGAGTGGCTACTGAGCAACCAAGATGAGTGGGGCTACGAGCAGCCGGTCTGGGTATTCACTCATCGCGACCTGCCCGTTCCAGAAGGCGCAGATATCCGCTTTGTTCAGGGTTCAGTGACGCAGGCTCACGCAGAGGCCGTCCTACTAGTGGCTTGTCGTTGA
- a CDS encoding helix-turn-helix domain-containing protein, which produces MAEPWLSADDIAAHLGVTKDTVYTWIAEKAMPAHKVGRLWKFQASEIDDWVRRGGAAADSEPSPPG; this is translated from the coding sequence GTGGCTGAGCCGTGGCTGTCCGCAGACGACATCGCCGCCCACCTCGGGGTCACCAAAGACACCGTCTACACCTGGATCGCCGAGAAGGCCATGCCCGCCCACAAGGTCGGACGCCTCTGGAAGTTTCAAGCCAGCGAGATCGACGACTGGGTGCGACGAGGTGGGGCGGCCGCCGACTCCGAACCCTCCCCGCCGGGGTGA
- a CDS encoding IS110 family transposase, protein MTSQRLVVAGADTHSQTHHVAVLDAGTGALLGDRQFPATLAGYRAILAFISDFGAVVRFGIEGTNSYGAGLTRHAVAAGVEVREVIRPNRAERRLHGKSDPLDAITAARVVMAGEALPTPKSSDGPIESIRVLHLARDSAVKARANVLRQIAMILVSAPVEQRERLHQLGEKALLNTIRRSRPNHPSHGVEHATAVSLRSLARRHHHLSEEIDDLTNHLRDLVAHAAPALLAAKGVGVVTAAQLLITTGDNPARITSKAAFAALTGVGLVAVGGVGHRGGPPRSQ, encoded by the coding sequence ATGACAAGCCAGCGTCTCGTTGTCGCCGGGGCAGACACACACTCCCAGACCCATCACGTGGCCGTGCTCGATGCCGGGACCGGAGCGTTGCTGGGCGACCGGCAGTTCCCAGCGACCCTGGCCGGGTATCGCGCTATCCTCGCGTTCATCAGCGATTTCGGGGCGGTGGTCCGGTTCGGTATCGAGGGCACGAACTCCTACGGTGCCGGCCTGACCCGTCACGCGGTCGCCGCCGGGGTCGAGGTTCGTGAGGTGATCCGTCCGAACCGTGCCGAGCGTCGCCTCCACGGCAAGTCCGACCCGCTCGATGCGATCACTGCTGCACGCGTCGTTATGGCCGGCGAAGCGTTGCCGACCCCCAAGAGCAGTGACGGCCCCATCGAGTCGATCCGGGTCCTTCACCTGGCCCGCGACTCGGCGGTCAAGGCACGCGCGAACGTACTCCGGCAAATCGCGATGATCCTGGTCTCCGCACCCGTCGAGCAGCGGGAGAGGCTGCACCAGCTCGGCGAGAAGGCCCTGCTCAACACGATCCGGCGTTCTCGCCCCAACCACCCCAGTCACGGTGTCGAGCATGCGACCGCGGTCTCGTTGCGGTCCCTCGCCCGCCGGCATCACCACCTCAGCGAGGAGATCGACGACCTCACCAACCACCTCCGCGACCTCGTGGCACACGCCGCGCCGGCGTTGCTCGCCGCCAAAGGCGTCGGAGTCGTCACCGCTGCGCAACTCCTGATCACCACCGGTGACAACCCAGCCCGGATCACCAGCAAGGCCGCCTTTGCCGCGCTCACCGGCGTCGGGCTGGTTGCTGTCGGTGGGGTGGGTCATCGCGGTGGCCCACCGCGTTCCCAGTAG
- a CDS encoding helix-turn-helix domain-containing protein, which produces MANRTAPALELRDGDRSELERLTRAATVMASTAQRARIVLLAADGVGNQVIADTVGVSRPTVNLWRDRYVERGVRGLADERRPA; this is translated from the coding sequence ATGGCGAACAGGACAGCCCCAGCATTGGAGTTACGCGACGGCGATCGGAGCGAGTTGGAGCGCCTGACCCGGGCGGCCACGGTGATGGCCTCCACGGCACAGCGGGCACGGATCGTGTTGCTGGCCGCTGACGGGGTCGGGAACCAGGTGATCGCGGACACGGTGGGGGTGTCGCGGCCGACGGTGAATCTGTGGCGGGACCGCTACGTCGAGCGGGGTGTGCGGGGTTTGGCTGATGAGCGCCGCCCGGCCTGA
- the orn gene encoding oligoribonuclease, translated as MMDNLVWIDCEMTGLDLVNDALIEVAVLVTDGELNVLGEGVDVLIKPTDEQLAFMGDFVREMHTKSGLLDELASGTTMEAATKLALDYIREYVPIARKAPLAGNTIGTDRSFLARDMPELEQWVHYRNVDVSSIKELARRWFPKIQYQAPAKGGNHRALADIQESIEELRYYREAMFVAPPGPATADLKLIAAKHRGSLTGLPEAPVPAK; from the coding sequence ATGATGGACAACCTGGTGTGGATCGACTGTGAAATGACCGGACTCGATCTGGTGAACGACGCGCTGATCGAGGTGGCGGTCCTGGTGACCGACGGCGAGCTCAACGTGCTGGGCGAAGGGGTCGATGTCCTCATCAAGCCGACCGACGAGCAGCTCGCCTTCATGGGTGACTTCGTCCGTGAGATGCACACCAAGTCTGGCCTGCTGGATGAGCTGGCCTCCGGCACCACGATGGAGGCGGCGACGAAGCTCGCCCTCGACTACATCCGCGAGTACGTGCCGATCGCCCGCAAGGCGCCCCTGGCGGGCAACACGATCGGCACCGACCGCTCGTTCCTGGCCCGCGACATGCCCGAGCTCGAGCAGTGGGTGCACTACCGCAACGTGGACGTGTCGTCGATCAAGGAGCTGGCCCGCCGCTGGTTCCCGAAGATCCAGTACCAGGCGCCGGCCAAGGGCGGCAACCACCGGGCGCTGGCCGACATCCAGGAGTCGATCGAGGAGCTGCGCTACTACCGGGAGGCCATGTTCGTCGCACCTCCCGGCCCGGCGACGGCGGACCTCAAGCTGATCGCGGCGAAGCACCGCGGCTCGCTGACGGGCCTGCCGGAGGCTCCGGTCCCCGCCAAGTAG
- a CDS encoding IS256 family transposase, with protein MSAEERAERRRKQAELAEELKSTGALDEVFARIDAGEPLTGEGGVLGGMLKAALERGLEAELAEHVGCEKGAPDAADHPNSRNGYYAKTVTSEVGDIELAIPRDRAGTFTPMLVGKGQRRLDGVDGMIISLYAGGMTLRDISHHLASTVGVDVSHETISKVVDSIAEEVLAWQRRPLESLYPVIYLDAIVVKVKDGSHVVNKAAHIAIGVDMDGIRHVLGIWVQTHEGAKFWAQVCADLSNRGVRDVLIVCCDGLTGFPEAIEATWPLATVQTCVVHLIRAAMRFVSYTDRKAVAAALKPIYTAPGEDAALEALEAFEAGPWGTKYPAAARSFRAAWDRFIPFLAFPPELRRVIYTTNAIESLNYQLRKVTKNRGHFPNDAAVVKLLWLAICNIEDKRARDREKERGLPANERRASGRLIEGSVTTNWKAALGQLALVYPERIEPYL; from the coding sequence ATGAGCGCCGAGGAGCGCGCGGAGCGTCGTAGGAAGCAGGCCGAGCTGGCCGAGGAACTCAAGAGCACCGGGGCTTTGGATGAGGTGTTCGCCCGGATCGATGCCGGCGAGCCTCTCACCGGGGAGGGCGGGGTGCTGGGTGGGATGCTCAAGGCCGCCCTCGAGCGAGGCCTGGAGGCCGAGCTGGCCGAGCACGTGGGCTGTGAGAAGGGCGCCCCGGACGCCGCCGATCACCCCAACTCGCGTAACGGCTACTACGCCAAGACGGTGACCAGCGAGGTCGGGGACATCGAACTCGCGATCCCGCGCGACCGGGCCGGGACGTTCACGCCGATGCTGGTGGGCAAGGGCCAGCGCCGCCTGGACGGCGTCGACGGGATGATCATCTCGCTCTATGCCGGCGGCATGACGCTGCGCGACATCTCCCACCACCTCGCTTCGACCGTCGGGGTGGATGTCAGTCACGAGACGATCAGCAAGGTCGTGGACTCAATCGCTGAAGAGGTCCTGGCCTGGCAGCGCCGCCCGCTGGAATCGCTCTACCCGGTGATCTACCTCGACGCGATCGTGGTCAAGGTCAAGGACGGGTCCCACGTGGTCAACAAGGCCGCTCACATCGCCATCGGTGTGGATATGGACGGCATCCGCCACGTGTTGGGCATCTGGGTCCAGACCCACGAGGGCGCCAAGTTCTGGGCCCAGGTGTGCGCCGACCTGTCCAACCGCGGGGTGCGCGACGTGCTCATCGTGTGCTGCGACGGCCTCACCGGGTTTCCCGAGGCGATCGAGGCGACCTGGCCGCTGGCCACCGTCCAGACCTGCGTGGTGCACCTGATCCGGGCGGCGATGCGGTTCGTGTCCTACACCGACCGCAAGGCCGTGGCGGCGGCGCTGAAGCCGATCTACACCGCCCCGGGCGAGGACGCCGCGCTGGAGGCCCTCGAGGCGTTCGAGGCCGGCCCGTGGGGCACGAAGTACCCCGCCGCGGCGCGCTCGTTCCGGGCGGCGTGGGACCGGTTCATCCCGTTCCTGGCTTTCCCGCCCGAGCTGCGCCGGGTGATCTACACGACGAACGCGATCGAGTCGCTGAACTACCAGCTGCGCAAGGTCACCAAGAACCGCGGCCACTTCCCCAACGACGCCGCCGTGGTCAAGCTGCTGTGGCTGGCGATCTGCAACATCGAGGACAAGCGAGCCCGAGACCGCGAAAAGGAACGCGGCCTGCCGGCCAATGAGCGGCGAGCCTCCGGACGACTCATCGAGGGCTCGGTGACCACGAACTGGAAGGCCGCCCTGGGACAACTCGCACTCGTCTACCCCGAACGCATCGAACCCTACCTGTAA
- a CDS encoding ferredoxin reductase family protein, which produces MRRSHPSRATAWVAGYLVFVLAPLFALLIGTVGPARDFWTEFSAAIGYAGLAMMGLQFGLTARFRRVTEPWGEDVLYHLHRQLSLVAVALVIAHPVILFIVRPNLIGLLTFVDAPWRARFAVLSVVSLLVLVMTSLWRARLRMRYETWHHLHVVLAVAAVVTGLAHMVSWGFYLADPWKRALWISLTVFWIGLLAYVRIVRPLFMLRRPYTVTQVRAERGDTTTLVMEPDGHDGFHFEPGQFGWLTVWGGPFRITGHPFSFSGSAEAGEGSVEMSIRRLGDFTATVGTIPVGKRVYVDGPYGAFTIGNPADMHILIAGGVGITPMMSIIRTLADRHDNRPVILLYGATDWESITFREELDKIAGRLALTTVYVLTDPPADWTGERGFITADILRRHVPPPYDEHEYFICGPPPMMDSMETTLSTLGVPMSKYHSERYNFA; this is translated from the coding sequence ATGAGGCGCTCCCATCCGTCGCGCGCTACCGCCTGGGTAGCCGGCTACCTGGTGTTCGTCCTGGCGCCTCTCTTCGCTCTGCTCATAGGGACCGTCGGGCCGGCCCGGGACTTCTGGACCGAGTTCTCCGCCGCAATCGGCTATGCCGGGCTCGCGATGATGGGACTGCAGTTCGGTCTCACTGCCCGGTTCCGGCGAGTGACCGAGCCGTGGGGCGAAGACGTTCTCTATCACCTGCACCGCCAGCTCTCGTTGGTCGCCGTCGCCCTGGTTATCGCCCATCCGGTCATCCTGTTCATCGTCCGGCCAAACCTGATCGGACTCCTCACCTTCGTCGACGCGCCCTGGCGCGCGCGCTTCGCCGTGCTGTCCGTGGTGTCACTCCTAGTGCTCGTGATGACGTCGCTGTGGCGGGCGCGTCTGCGGATGCGCTACGAGACGTGGCACCATCTGCATGTCGTCCTGGCCGTCGCCGCGGTGGTCACCGGCCTGGCGCACATGGTGAGCTGGGGCTTCTACCTAGCCGATCCGTGGAAGAGGGCGCTGTGGATCTCTCTGACGGTGTTCTGGATCGGACTGCTCGCCTATGTGCGCATCGTCAGGCCGCTGTTCATGCTCCGCAGGCCCTACACGGTCACACAGGTGCGTGCTGAACGCGGCGACACCACGACGCTCGTGATGGAGCCCGACGGGCACGACGGCTTCCACTTCGAGCCCGGTCAGTTCGGCTGGCTCACCGTCTGGGGCGGTCCCTTCCGCATCACGGGTCACCCGTTCTCCTTCTCCGGCAGCGCTGAGGCCGGCGAGGGATCGGTCGAGATGTCGATCCGCAGGCTAGGGGACTTCACCGCTACGGTTGGGACGATTCCGGTCGGCAAGCGAGTCTACGTGGACGGACCCTATGGGGCGTTCACGATCGGAAACCCGGCCGACATGCACATCCTCATCGCTGGCGGTGTCGGCATCACACCGATGATGAGTATCATCCGGACCCTGGCCGACCGACACGACAACCGGCCTGTCATCCTGCTGTACGGGGCTACAGACTGGGAGTCGATCACGTTCCGCGAGGAACTCGACAAGATCGCCGGCCGGCTGGCGCTGACCACCGTCTACGTGCTCACCGATCCGCCCGCCGACTGGACCGGCGAGCGAGGCTTCATCACCGCTGACATCCTGCGGCGCCACGTCCCGCCGCCATACGACGAGCACGAGTACTTCATCTGCGGACCACCCCCGATGATGGACTCGATGGAGACCACCCTCAGCACACTGGGCGTACCGATGTCCAAGTACCACTCCGAGCGATACAACTTCGCCTGA